The DNA sequence cacggggcactctgttcggCGACATCAGCTAACCGctcacacaatgccatacacatctgtggtctgtggttgaggccagttggaagtacttccaaattctctaaaacgacgttggaggatTATGGTTGAGAAATTATCATTAAATTacctgtcaacagctctggtgaacattcctacagtcagcatgccaattgtgcaCTCCCTcacaacttgagacatttgtggcattgtgttgtgacaaaactgcacattttagcgtggccttttattgtccccagcacaagttgcacctgtgtaatgatcattaatttaatcagcttcttgatatgccacacctgccaggttgatggattatcttgacaaaggataaaatgctcatcaacagggatgtaaacaaatttgtgcacaacagttctgggaccttttatttcagctcatgaaaccaacacgttacatattgcgtttatattgttCAGTGTATTTTGCTCATTTCAAATATGCTGTCCAAGAGAGACAACAATTCATGATGTTACAACTTGTACAATGTATTTAAGCTTTTCAAAACTTCTAGCTGCATTTGAGGGTGTAACGGTTTACGTTAGTggaagaaggagtagaccaaagcgcagcgtggtaagtgttcatgttgtaaatttaATCAAAACAGAACACTAAAAAAAATAACGagcacaaaacagttctgtcagcTGATACACacaaaataactacccacaactcaagggttgaaaccaggctgcctaagtatggttctcaatcagagacaacgattgacagctgcctctgattgggaaccataccaaacacatagaaatacaaacatagaacaaaacatcacaccctgaccaaactaaaaatagaaacatacaaagcaatctacgatCAGAGGGTAAGAAGAATACTTATTTTCTATTGCCTGTGGATTGCACAACACTATCATTCTGCTATCATCACCAGTGAATATGAAGAAAAAGTTGAGTAGCCTACATACTATGGCCTCTCTCCAACCTGACAGTAGAAGAAGACTGAGCCCTCAGGAAGGTGGGACATCACTCCTCTAACAACTGGCTCagctggaggggaaggaggagaagaaagatggCAAATGTGTGTGGCTTTGATGTATGCACACCATAAATTACAcaatagtacagtacaatatataATAAAAACAGAAAATATTGCACAAAACAAGCACCCCCTGTAAACACTTTACAGAGATTAGTTGGCTTGGCTACCATGAATTGCCAACCACAGTGTAGCAGAGACTGACACACTATGACAGACAGCTGGGAAAGAAAGCCAACTGCTATACTTGTTTGGTACACCAATGTATAGCCATAAAACAATACTTCTGTTACCTTTCACACAATCTGGACACCAGCTCAACCCTTGAGCTCTTTATCACCAGagaaatatgcaaatatgtcATTTCCTTTCCTCTCAGACACTGCTTTGCAAAATTCATCATAACCATGGACCTTTACTTCTTCGTAATGAGACATGATGATATAGAATAAGAAGCAGTATTATCAATTATCGTAGGCTAGGCAAGCAGGTATGAAGCATTTCATGCAATAACAAATACGACATGGACTCTTCGCCCTATGATCGCTTCTAAAATTCTACAAGCAGAGTgtaagaggtaaagagagaggctCAACTCGGAGGGAAATCTGCCTCCGTCCATCAGGTGGCATTTTTGCCCACCAAgtgaggagtttttgtatggatgtcaatgagagtgtcgaatttggttaatggcttatttgctacgtgaTGTTTAGTTGATTTAATATAAGTTTCGTAATTCTTAGGTTGTTACGAGTGCACttatataagtaggacacgtgacaccCACGcaacttttttatattttttaaacaatttataTCGGAGTTGTCTCTAtagctatgcatattcatgatatgaggctagtagcatagcagctctccattgaatacagacGATTAACGTCAACAACCCTCATCGAATATTCAAAAGAAGTATTAAAATAATAAgatatccaccaatccaaagaaaggataggtGGGATCTAAACAGCACACTGTGCCGCTTTGTGGACAACGAatcccattgttagggcagagaGACAAGTAAATCTTGTCAGTATATTCATAATCTTTGCTACGAGTACAGAACACGCATGACAAGGCTTCCTCTTGTCTATGAAAAATAAAAGTGATTGGACAACTTCATCTTATTCGTGTAATGTGTTTGATGATTGTTTAATCGAAACAAACAATCTTATGGACACAAATAGATAGAACAATTAAAATCGAATAATATTGATCAAATGTTAGTCAAATTGTACGGTCAAATTAGTATTTTAAGTGTCCTACATTTGGTTATGTTTGATCATTTCTGCTATCCGTAGGTTAGAAATACTCGCTTCCTGTTTTTACGGAAGACAGTGCTTATTATTGGTTGTCATGGCGgcgttttaaaaaaaaaactgagatTAGATTGCTAGCTAGCTGTCGAAGTGTATCCCGTACAAATAGTCCCCGAGCCACATATTTTCAATTTATTTACATGATAATAATCGAAGCATAATGTTGCATGGCTAGATACGTACTGAAACGTTAGAGTAAGGTTGGCAAAATGGATCAAAGCTAAGCGTTAGcctaattttagctagctatctaggcAGCTAGCCAGGGTTACAGCTGATGTAGATAtaccggtagctagctagctagcggatTTAGGAACAGctatggctgcaaactttctgaAGGAGTCTCCGATGACCTTAGGACAATCGAAAAGCTGGGTCACATTAGGTACAAATCGTAGCTCTCGACTTTCTCAGAATCAGGTAAGACAACGTTAGCTAAAGGACATTCATGTAAACCCACATATGGTCAAATGGATTGTGAACTATCTGACCAATAAACCACGATTCGTAAAACTGAACAGGAGGTACTATCCGACCAGGTATGCACAAACACGGTAACGTTAGCCCCACAATGGACGGTCCAGTCACCTTTCCTGGTTACCtttcctggggcggcagggtagcctagtggttagagcgttggactagtaaccgaaaggttataaattcgaatccccgagctgacaaggtacaaatctgtgttgttgtttttgtcgcactgctttgctttatcttggccaggtcgcagttgtaaatgagaactagcctacctggttaaacaaaggtgaaataaaaaaaatgtgctgGAAGGGAAACTTAGCTTAAGGATAACAAACAAACTGGACAAAATCATGAAGAAACCAAGTGATACAATCAGATGCAGTCGAGTCAATGCAGGACATGTTCATAAAAAGGCTGCAAGCTAAAACACACATGATCATGGACAATGctacacacccactccacagcgcTCTAATgcaacataaactcagcaaaaaaagaaatgttgtctcactgtcaactgtgtttattttcagcaaacttaacatgtgtaaatatttgtatcaacataacaagattcaacaactgagacataaactgaacaagttccactgaaaatgaataatgtgtccctgaacaaaggtgggggttgaaatcaaaagtaacagtctggtgtggccaccagctgcattaagtactgcagtgcatctcctcctcatggactgcaccagattttccagttcttgttgtgagatgttacaaccctcttccaccaaggcaccagcaaattcccagacatttctggggggaatgaccctagccctcaccctccaatccaacagcagaacactgacattcctgtcttgcaggaaattacTCACAGAATGAGCATtatgactggtggcattgtcatgctggagggtcatgtcaggatgagcctgcaggaagggtaccacatgagggaggaggatgtcttccctgtaacgcacagcattgagattgcctgcaatgacaacaagctcggcccgatgatgctgtgacacaccaccccagaccatgactgacccaccacctccaaatcgatacCACTCCAGAGTAcgggcctcggtgtaatgctcattccttcaacgataaacgcgaatccgaccatcacccctagtGGGACAAAATcttgactcgtcagtgaagagcacttcttgccagtcctgtctggtccagcgatggtgggtttgtgcccatagacaacgttgttgcaggtgatgtctggtgaggacctgccttagaacaggcctacaagccctcagtccagcctctctcagcctattgcggacagtatGAGCActagccacatctgcagtcctcatacctccttgcagcatgcctaaagcacattcacgcagatcctgggcatctttcttttgatgtttttcagagtcagtagaaaggcttctttagtgtcctaagttttagtgaccttaattgcctaccatctgtaagctgttagtgtcttaacgaccgttccacaggtacatgttcattaattgtttatggttcactgaacaagcatgggaaacggtgtttaaaacctttacaatgaagatctgtgaagttatttggatttttcaaATCTTTgaaggacagggtcctgaaaaagggatgtttctttttttgatgagtttagcagtagtagtaggttCATCCTGCCCAAAAGGTCATTTTTACACACAGCCATTATAAATGACTAATTTGTTATGCCTTTTTAATGTTTAGTTGTTGTCTAATCTCCTGATAAACAGCATCATTTCTTACGTGTCTTTTATGGCTATTAACGTGCATTGTCTTATTTAAGGAAtaaggctagaggaggtgtggtatatataggtacaacccttagccgtgctatattggccatttaccccccctccccccgctCTAACTATCAACGtagttagagcagtaaaaatacatgttttgtcatacccgtggtttgcggtctgatataccatggctgtcagccaatcaacattcagggcttgaaccccCTCGGTTTATAatgtgttttatcatgtgtttGTCACTGATACGGGTCCTGTCTTTGTCAATTTATTGATATGATGCTGAAGTGATAAAACAATTTCCCAAGTTGGGATTAATAAAGTACTACtgtactctctgctctctctctatcttatgATACTAGCATGCCATCATGATGGATATTGAAATATAACATTATGAATGCCAGTTGATGTGGCCAGATCATAAATTGGACAGCCGGATGTAACATCAACTTAGCTATCTAAGTTGGTCATTATGTCATTGCAACAACAGGAATGATGCCAGTGCCACTATTGGTCTCTTTCAGTTACTTTTCAATGCAGCCATGCCTGCCAACGCCTATAACCGTGCTACCCAAGTTGGCCCACCTGCACCCATTGTGATTGAGAAGCTGATGCCCTGGGTAGAGAAGCGGGATGACCTGGATAGCACCTGcagctctctgtgtttctctgctcTGTCTGAGGAGCGTCTGCTGGCTGCAGTCAGGCTGGCCAAGAGAGATCTGAGGAAGAGACGACAGGAGTCATTGAACAGCTCCCCCATCAGACCACAGCCAGAGGAGACCACTCCCATCAAGGACAATGTGGAGCAGGTAAATAAGAGCTCATCAGTATACTCCCCTTTCACTTGTACTGTTTATATCCATCTTATTCTTCTCCAAGAACGATTCATCGATGATCAGCCTTTATAATTTTTCAATTTCAAGCAGAAGGGGGTTGTTCCTAAGGGGAGGTCCAAGACCGCCGGCCCCAAAGAAGATGTGATTCAGTCTGGAGCCAAGGTGCTTGTTTACACCCCCCAGAAGTACGTCTCCATACCCCCTGGGCCTGATCATGGCCGGTCCCCCCCAACCAAAGACCCAGGCCCAAGGCAAACAGCCAGCAAGGAGCCCCACACAGCCCTCAGCCAGGAGGTCCGCAGGCTGCAGAGAGAGCTGGCCAACTTCATCCAGAGAATAGATCAGCTGGCTAACAGAGGTAACTCCACATAAATAATGtcacccatgagtttaccagtcaaatggCCATGGTCTGAGGTTCtagtgattctatttctatgggtaaCACACCTGGAGTGGCAACTTGTTGCCATACAGGTGCTAATATGCCAATCTATTTAATATGCTGTTATGAACTTATTTGAATGTTatttattgtatgggacactgcATGCAATTTAGAGGCCCATGTGTATTGTGCTGTGCATTGCAGGGCGAATGGTTGTAGAGCCCTTGGAGCCTGATGAGCAGCGCAGGGTGGTGGTCCGCAGACAGGAACAGGCAGCCCGCTCTGCACGCATCATCTATGTGCTACAACAACAGGTGAAAGAGATCCAAGAGGATTTAGACAAATTACGCTCCCAGAAGATTCAGCACACAAACAAAGTAAGTCTCACTTAATACCCCAAGCTGTGATGAGGTTCATGATGAGGACAATGACAAAGACTAAcacccatctccctctgtcttcgtTTTCTCAGTCCAGAGCGATGGACAGGTTGGCTGCTGCCCACAGAGGGGCGGTCAGGGCCATGCAGGTGTTCACTAATCAGCTGTCTGACACGTCTGAGGGCGGGATGCCCTCCTATTATAAAGAGCTGGGCCAGCTGATCCGCCAGCTGTCTCTGTGCTCGGCCAAGGTGGAGGTGGGCCAGGGATCAGCCGTCCCAGAGACTGCCCTAGACATCCTGCTGAAACTAGAGGTCAGTCATAGGCTTTTGACCAGGGGCAGGGGTCAAAGTTCTCTGGTCCtatgtaatgcactatatagcaAATAGAAAGCCATTTGTGATGCATCAATAGATTAAATCCATCACCTACAGGTCACACTCACCTTATGACACAGAAGACGGACACCAGAAAATGTCCCAAATCTATTGCTAATTTTTGATAAGCAATCAAACTTTGTAAATCAATATTAAGTTATACAAGCAATGCTCTATTTTAAAAAACGAAGCTATTCAATCTAAAGACATTGGAAATAAATGTGCTGGAGAGCTACACAACCATAGGTAGAGCTGATGTATTATACACTACATTTAATTTAGATTTTATTTGGCTTCTTGAATTTTAATGTTAACAGAATATATTTgattttcctgtctctctgtgtgtttctcagaCCCTGGATACTGCTCTAAGCAAACAGGAGAGTCACGGACAGAGGAGGCAGGCCCGAGTACGCAGCTCTTCCCCTGCACGCCACCGCAGGTCTCCACATCGCAGCACGTCTCCTCCCCGTCCACCCAGGGGCCCTGCCACCAGGGGTCTCAGAGGACCTCGTAGAGCAGCAGGTCCCAAGAAGTCCTTCCCTGGTGAGCAACGAGCAGGTGTTCTCATTCTAATTCTGGCTGAGTGACTCAGCATTCAGAGACACTCGTTATCTCAGTCAGCTGTGCTGCTGAAGCTATTTTATTAGCATTTTAATAAAGATAGCCTAATTAGCTTGTCTTTTTTAAATTACTTGCTTATTATTCCATATCCTCATAACATCAATAAGTCATGTAAAGTAATTTCATACATCATAAAACTGGGAACAACTAACACAGCAAATGCGTCAGACAAATCAGCATCCCCCTCTTTCGGTTGAAAccacccacacactgacacagcagTTGATAAAATATCTGATTCAAAAATAGGACAATTATTGCGTGGGCGGAACATTTCCTGAAACTGCATTTTTAATTTGAACGTCTCATGTCTTTGTTTACCCTGTTATCTCATTGTGAACGAGGGAGCAGATCTTTACGGCTCCCATGGCCCAGGAATCACCTGAAGGCTTAAGTGCTGCATGTGTTTGGGCCTCCCACCAAGCCCAAATCAGGGCACCAGGGTGGAGATTAATGAGGGGCTGGCTGAGTGACACAAAGAGGGGCTGGGTCCGGTTCTCTGGCCATGGGTCTCCTGCAGGCAGTTCATTGTGTGGGTAGCTAGGTCCTACTGTATACAGTCTCTCTGTGGGAGAGTGAGTGCAGCCACCACACATCACGAGAGGGTTTGAACTGTGTCGTATGCACAGGTCTCCTTGGCAACTAATAACAGGTCCCACTGTCAATGAGCAAGCTCCCTACCTTCTCCACACTGCCAAACAAGCAGCAGGcaggtgtctgtttgtgtgcttGTTGGCCAGGTAATTGGGTAGTCTGTCAAAGGAGTAGGCAGATGTTATTCCTACGGGCCATATAGGCTTTACTAGTGTTTGATTAGTCATGTCAAGCACTGTAACACTTATCTATTGAGCACATAGCCTCACTGTTGAAGTGTTTCAAAACAACATTTCAATCAAAACTGATTATGAGCCAATGTTGTGATGTTAGCAGATAGGAGAACGGTCCCTCGGCATCAGCAGCCCCCCGGAGCCACAGAGCCTCCTCCACACCTGCATCGCAGCCAGATGCTCAGCGCTGGCCTGGAGAGTTTGGTCCATCTCAGAGAATTCAGGGAAGGAGGGGGGCAGGTCCCCAACAGTCAAGGAGGACCACTGCACCCCGACAGGACAAAGGTCAGTGAGTTTAATACGAACATTTTTGCGGCAAttaaatttattttaaaatgttcattATATAACGGTCTAGCCTGAACTATTTTCACTACAATTGTGTCTCTTAAACATGATCTTTGGCCAAAAGCAGGGAGCCCATGTGAGGGATGCAGGTTTCCAGCAGCCCACAGTGGCTTCCAGGCTGAGAGTGTGTCAGCAGCCACAGAAGGAGGCCTCTGTGCCCTGGATACCCACGTCACCTCACTctcctaaacaacaacaacagcggtGAACTCTTTTGTAACTTACTCTCGCTGTgtattctctctccttcacttagTCTCTTTTAATTGTCGTTTTTTTCTAATCCACTTCCACTTGTGTTATGTGACCAGCTCCCCTCAGAAGAGGCCAGAGCCTCGATGTCTCTTCTCCCCCCTGAAGCCCTCCTCAGGACCCTCAGAGCAGCAACTAGTTGGTGTGGTGACAGCAGAGCAGGACCAGGGTCTGacctctgatagacagagacaaGCCCACAACGAAGCCATCAGGTCAGTGATAATGACAGTAATAAATTGTATTTGCGTAATGCTTTTCCTTTAACACAGAAAACATAAACCATTGGACATGGCAAACAACCTTGTTCCTTATTAGTCTCACTTGTTTGAGGTTTTAGTTGATGTATAATATAGCAAAATTAATGAACCAAAGGAAACTGCCCAGGGAACAGTTAAATTAATGGATCTGCTCATTTTGAGTAATTAAGTCATTTAAAACCCTGATCTCAGACCCCACTTTCTGAAAGCTGCAAGCAATACTCTGATTCCAATTCAAAGTTAATTTCTCCAATAAATTCAATCTACATGCTTGCTTCTTCGATTGggggcatttttttttttttaagcaccGTGATGGATAGCAGTACCTGTCTTCCTGCACTAAATTCAAGTGCACAGCAACCCTCTGCACTAATCAAATCTTAATTAGTGCAATTGAGGTCTATAATTAATCCAACGCCTGCAGCCTGCTTTCGGTAGCTAACATTAGgactggttctgtctgtgttgtactgtgtgtttTATGTGAATGTACAGGCAGGCCTGGCTGGACAGGATGACCATGCAGAGACTGAGGGACCTAAATCAGCTGAGTAAAGATGAAGCAGAACGCATCCAGAGACTCCGGTACACTAGTGTAGTACTACGTCCTGTACACACTCCCTGTCATAGCCTGGGAACAAATATACTGTTAGTCTACCCTGTCAAGCTAAAAGTGGAAGGTCAAAATATTTTGTAGTTGTGTCAAGGTACTTGTTCCTCAGTGTGAAACTATTAAAACTGAAGCCCTCCAGGTTTGTGACAAGTATGAGTCTGGAAATCAATGGACAAACACAATATTACCAAGCCAGAGCGGAATAACTGAGTAAAAAGACAGGATTCAAAGCCTATATATTGTCACACCaggcttgtgcgtgtgtgtgtgtgtgtgtgtgtgtgcgtgtgtgtgtgtgtgtgtcaggtctgaGGTGGGCTCTCCAACCCAGTGGGCTGAGAGAGCTGAGCAGGAGGCCCGAGGGAGACTTCAGCCTCTGTTGAACCAAGCCCTGGTAAAACAAACATTTCAACTCTCCTCTCAAAAAATAAAGGGTTGTATCCACACAAAAAAAGAGACTTTAGACAATCCTTTTAGTTTTCTTCTTGCTTTTCAGCAGGCAGGGAATAAATAACTGAGTGTGTAATTTTTCTGCCACTCAATACCCACATTGTTGTTACATAAGAAAAGCCTGGACCAGGGAGCCCCCCCCCCATGGAATCCACTGCCCTCAGAGGAGTGGGAAAATCAATACATCTCATTTGTAATTGAAAAATCCATACAGCTCTTTACCACCAGATTTGTGCCACCACAGTGAAATGAATAGGGAATTTACAGGCCTAGGGTGTACTgctgcagccttgtgtatgtgcTGAGTGACAAGACTGAGTTAGAGTAGGAGAGGTTGGTGTTAGGTAGGAGAAGGTCAGTAGTGGTGTGGTACTGAGCTTGCCCCACCTGTGTACCCCAGCAGATGGGAGCTGCTGCCTCTCAGACCCGGGACAGAAAGGCCACATCGTCACTGAGGCATCAACTGTCTGAACAGGCTGCAGACAGAGAGGAACCCTGTCATATCGTAATGATACTGACCTATATTACCGTTTTGATTTATGTTTTCTAAGTATTTGAGTCCCAAATGcccgtagggctctggtcaatagtagtgcactatatagggaatagggtgccatttggggaaaCAGTCCTGAAGTGATTCCATAAAACCCTTTCCCATGTGCTGAGCTCTGTGCTATCTACATCCCTCTCCAGGCTGCGGAGAGCGCTGAGGTGCTGAGTGAGGCCCTGCTAGAGGAGCTGCTGGCCGATGCAGCGCGGGCCGCCTGGGcggtggagacagacaggcggacagagggtttggcccagctccagctccaaGCCCCCACCCTGGAGAGCATGCTGCTAcgcatggaggagatggaggtgaGCCCTGAGCACAGCCCTATGGAAAGGCCACCACACAGGGAGTTTGAAAGGGCACCACTGGTCAGTTTATGTGATGTTTGACAGCCTTGGTCAAGCTGTGCCGTGGAGACAGTGAATTCACTGTCCAGTCCTGTCTGGATTCCTGAAAAGACTTTGTATTATTGTTTGGCTgaataattaattaaaataatGTACTTCTGTTGTCTATGTGTCTGAGCAGAAAGACCAGGAAGCTGTGAGGAGGCGTTTTGCTACCCTCACATACTCAGACCCTTACTACTGGAACAGAAGGGACACTACTGGTGAGTAAACAGACCAAGTAACTCCTCCACACAGCCACCACACACTTTTGCATGGGGGTTTGAATTGTTGTTCCTCTGGTACCCTGCAGGTGAAGGTATTGTGT is a window from the Oncorhynchus tshawytscha isolate Ot180627B linkage group LG14, Otsh_v2.0, whole genome shotgun sequence genome containing:
- the kiaa0753 gene encoding protein moonraker isoform X3: MAANFLKESPMTLGQSKSWVTLGTNRSSRLSQNQLLFNAAMPANAYNRATQVGPPAPIVIEKLMPWVEKRDDLDSTCSSLCFSALSEERLLAAVRLAKRDLRKRRQESLNSSPIRPQPEETTPIKDNVEQQKGVVPKGRSKTAGPKEDVIQSGAKVLVYTPQKYVSIPPGPDHGRSPPTKDPGPRQTASKEPHTALSQEVRRLQRELANFIQRIDQLANRGRMVVEPLEPDEQRRVVVRRQEQAARSARIIYVLQQQVKEIQEDLDKLRSQKIQHTNKSRAMDRLAAAHRGAVRAMQVFTNQLSDTSEGGMPSYYKELGQLIRQLSLCSAKVEVGQGSAVPETALDILLKLETLDTALSKQESHGQRRQARVRSSSPARHRRSPHRSTSPPRPPRGPATRGLRGPRRAAGPKKSFPADRRTVPRHQQPPGATEPPPHLHRSQMLSAGLESLVHLREFREGGGQVPNSQGGPLHPDRTKGAHVRDAGFQQPTVASRLRVCQQPQKEASVPWIPTSPHSPKQQQQRSPQKRPEPRCLFSPLKPSSGPSEQQLVGVVTAEQDQGLTSDRQRQAHNEAIRQAWLDRMTMQRLRDLNQLSKDEAERIQRLRSEVGSPTQWAERAEQEARGRLQPLLNQALQMGAAASQTRDRKATSSLRHQLSEQAADREEPCHIAAESAEVLSEALLEELLADAARAAWAVETDRRTEGLAQLQLQAPTLESMLLRMEEMEKDQEAVRRRFATLTYSDPYYWNRRDTTGSQRSVPISRPVSPQPVRITRPALRHTTTADIVLESPVETGHSVLFEGSIREEVSPGQPGSSSTFPAPGERWGDGTRLSVPASMQRNILQYRQDHEAYLRLVAHEAVGSFNPWAIADSLSEELMSEALADVAAEFQDVCEEYAEAVFTSEFLQPITSPPASVPPFDIQ
- the kiaa0753 gene encoding protein moonraker isoform X2 gives rise to the protein MAANFLKESPMTLGQSKSWVTLGTNRSSRLSQNQLLFNAAMPANAYNRATQVGPPAPIVIEKLMPWVEKRDDLDSTCSSLCFSALSEERLLAAVRLAKRDLRKRRQESLNSSPIRPQPEETTPIKDNVEQQKGVVPKGRSKTAGPKEDVIQSGAKVLVYTPQKYVSIPPGPDHGRSPPTKDPGPRQTASKEPHTALSQEVRRLQRELANFIQRIDQLANRGRMVVEPLEPDEQRRVVVRRQEQAARSARIIYVLQQQVKEIQEDLDKLRSQKIQHTNKSRAMDRLAAAHRGAVRAMQVFTNQLSDTSEGGMPSYYKELGQLIRQLSLCSAKVEVGQGSAVPETALDILLKLETLDTALSKQESHGQRRQARVRSSSPARHRRSPHRSTSPPRPPRGPATRGLRGPRRAAGPKKSFPDRRTVPRHQQPPGATEPPPHLHRSQMLSAGLESLVHLREFREGGGQVPNSQGGPLHPDRTKQGAHVRDAGFQQPTVASRLRVCQQPQKEASVPWIPTSPHSPKQQQQRSPQKRPEPRCLFSPLKPSSGPSEQQLVGVVTAEQDQGLTSDRQRQAHNEAIRQAWLDRMTMQRLRDLNQLSKDEAERIQRLRSEVGSPTQWAERAEQEARGRLQPLLNQALQMGAAASQTRDRKATSSLRHQLSEQAADREEPCHIAAESAEVLSEALLEELLADAARAAWAVETDRRTEGLAQLQLQAPTLESMLLRMEEMEKDQEAVRRRFATLTYSDPYYWNRRDTTGSQRSVPISRPVSPQPVRITRPALRHTTTADIVLESPVETGHSVLFEGSIREEVSPGQPGSSSTFPAPGERWGDGTRLSVPASMQRNILQYRQDHEAYLRLVAHEAVGSFNPWAIADSLSEELMSEALADVAAEFQDVCEEYAEAVFTSEFLQPITSPPASVPPFDIQ
- the kiaa0753 gene encoding protein moonraker isoform X5, giving the protein MAANFLKESPMTLGQSKSWVTLGTNRSSRLSQNQLLFNAAMPANAYNRATQVGPPAPIVIEKLMPWVEKRDDLDSTCSSLCFSALSEERLLAAVRLAKRDLRKRRQESLNSSPIRPQPEETTPIKDNVEQQKGVVPKGRSKTAGPKEDVIQSGAKVLVYTPQKYVSIPPGPDHGRSPPTKDPGPRQTASKEPHTALSQEVRRLQRELANFIQRIDQLANRGRMVVEPLEPDEQRRVVVRRQEQAARSARIIYVLQQQVKEIQEDLDKLRSQKIQHTNKSRAMDRLAAAHRGAVRAMQVFTNQLSDTSEGGMPSYYKELGQLIRQLSLCSAKVEVGQGSAVPETALDILLKLETLDTALSKQESHGQRRQARVRSSSPARHRRSPHRSTSPPRPPRGPATRGLRGPRRAAGPKKSFPADRRTVPRHQQPPGATEPPPHLHRSQMLSAGLESLVHLREFREGGGQVPNSQGGPLHPDRTKQGAHVRDAGFQQPTVASRLRVCQQPQKEASVPWIPTSPHSPKQQQQRSPQKRPEPRCLFSPLKPSSGPSEQQLVGVVTAEQDQGLTSDRQRQAHNEAIRQAWLDRMTMQRLRDLNQLSKDEAERIQRLRSEVGSPTQWAERAEQEARGRLQPLLNQALMGAAASQTRDRKATSSLRHQLSEQAADREEPCHIAAESAEVLSEALLEELLADAARAAWAVETDRRTEGLAQLQLQAPTLESMLLRMEEMEKDQEAVRRRFATLTYSDPYYWNRRDTTGSQRSVPISRPVSPQPVRITRPALRHTTTADIVLESPVETGHSVLFEGSIREEVSPGQPGSSSTFPAPGERWGDGTRLSVPASMQRNILQYRQDHEAYLRLVAHEAVGSFNPWAIADSLSEELMSEALADVAAEFQDVCEEYAEAVFTSEFLQPITSPPASVPPFDIQ
- the kiaa0753 gene encoding protein moonraker isoform X6; this translates as MAANFLKESPMTLGQSKSWVTLGTNRSSRLSQNQLLFNAAMPANAYNRATQVGPPAPIVIEKLMPWVEKRDDLDSTCSSLCFSALSEERLLAAVRLAKRDLRKRRQESLNSSPIRPQPEETTPIKDNVEQQKGVVPKGRSKTAGPKEDVIQSGAKVLVYTPQKYVSIPPGPDHGRSPPTKDPGPRQTASKEPHTALSQEVRRLQRELANFIQRIDQLANRGRMVVEPLEPDEQRRVVVRRQEQAARSARIIYVLQQQVKEIQEDLDKLRSQKIQHTNKSRAMDRLAAAHRGAVRAMQVFTNQLSDTSEGGMPSYYKELGQLIRQLSLCSAKVEVGQGSAVPETALDILLKLETLDTALSKQESHGQRRQARVRSSSPARHRRSPHRSTSPPRPPRGPATRGLRGPRRAAGPKKSFPADRRTVPRHQQPPGATEPPPHLHRSQMLSAGLESLVHLREFREGGGQVPNSQGGPLHPDRTKQGAHVRDAGFQQPTVASRLRVCQQPQKEASVPWIPTSPHSPKQQQQRSPQKRPEPRCLFSPLKPSSGPSEQQLVGVVTAEQDQGLTSDRQRQAHNEAIRQAWLDRMTMQRLRDLNQLSKDEAERIQRLRSEVGSPTQWAERAEQEARGRLQPLLNQALAAESAEVLSEALLEELLADAARAAWAVETDRRTEGLAQLQLQAPTLESMLLRMEEMEKDQEAVRRRFATLTYSDPYYWNRRDTTGSQRSVPISRPVSPQPVRITRPALRHTTTADIVLESPVETGHSVLFEGSIREEVSPGQPGSSSTFPAPGERWGDGTRLSVPASMQRNILQYRQDHEAYLRLVAHEAVGSFNPWAIADSLSEELMSEALADVAAEFQDVCEEYAEAVFTSEFLQPITSPPASVPPFDIQ